A portion of the Parambassis ranga chromosome 22, fParRan2.1, whole genome shotgun sequence genome contains these proteins:
- the LOC114427692 gene encoding galectin-related protein B — translation MEEKDKKENDGYTGEIKGGLRPSMKLVIMGIINKKPKSIEVSVSSKPQEEDTEGDVGLQLKVSFMDKAVQRNARLAGKWGPSENTLSFFPFAPGEAFKMEIVCEHQQFRILVDGQPLCGFTHRLSQLASLTALRVFGDLQLTKVA, via the exons ATGGAAGAAAAggacaagaaagaaaat GATGGCTACACCGGAGAGATAAAAGGTGGGCTGCGGCCTTCAATGAAACTGGTTATTATGGGAATTATTAACAAGAAACCCAAAAG CATCGAGGTGTCTGTGTCCAGTAAGcctcaggaggaggacacagagggggATGTGGGTCTGCAGCTGAAGGTCAGCTTCATGGACAAGGCCGTCCAACGCAATGCCCGCTTGGCAGGAAAGTGGGGTCCATCTGAAAACACactctccttctttccttttGCACCCGGGGAGGCTTTTAAG ATGGAAATCGTCTGTGAGCACCAGCAGTTTCGTATCTTGGTGGACGGCCAGCCTCTGTGTGGCTTCACCCACCGGCTCTCCCAGCTCGCTTCCCTCACTGCCTTACGAGTATTTGGCGACCTGCAACTCACCAAGGTGGCCTAA